The genomic DNA GTTATTGATGACCGTCGGGCCACCATACAGGCCAATGGCGGCAGGGAACGGCGGCTTCAGGCGTGGATAGCCGCGGCGGCCCTCCAGCGACTCCATCAACGCGCTCTCCTCGCCACAGATGTAGGCGCCGGCTCCGCGATGCACGATCACATCCAGGTTGTAGCCGCTGCCCAGGATATCCTTGCCGATATAACCGGCGGCGTAGGCTTCCGCGACGGCGCGTTCAACCTGGTCCCCGGCCAGCTCCAGTTCGCCTCTCACATAAATAAAGGCGACCGAAACGCGACAGGCATAGCTCGTAATAATAACGCCCTCTACTAACTGGTGCGGATTTTTCTCCATCAGCATGCGGTCTTTGAAGGTGCCCGGCTCGCTCTCATCGGCATTACAGCACAGATAGCGCGTCTTGTCATTTTTCGCCAGGAAGCTCCACTTCATGCCTGTTGGGAAGCCTGCTCCGCCACGCCCGCGCAGTCCCGATTTTTTGACCATTTCGACCAGGTCATCGGGCTGGGATTGCAGCGCTTTCGCAAGCGCCTCGTAGCCCCCATGCTGGCGGTATCCTTCCAGTGTATCCAGTCCTGGCGCATCGATATCTTTTGTAACAATAAGTTCTGGCATAGATATATTCCTTATTATATAAGAAGCACGCTCTGGTCGTGCCATTCGAATTGTCGATCTTGCTTGTGCAAGCCATTACCGGCCTCCCGCGTTACTCCTCTTTAATGGCTCAATGAACTGCGATCCCGCGGTTGCTTTCAATTCACGATCCAACTCTTCTAGCAGGATATCGGCCTGCTCCGGCGTCACATTTTCGACGAACTGGCCATTCACCTGAAGTACTGGAGCCGTGCCACACGAGGCGAGGCATTCCGTCGTCATCAGGGTATAGTTGCCGTCGGCGGTCGTCTCGCCGCGTTTGATGCCCAGACGCTGCTCCAGGTGCTCGACCAGCTTATCACAGCCGCGCAGGTAGCACGAAAT from Ktedonobacteraceae bacterium includes the following:
- the nuoE gene encoding NADH-quinone oxidoreductase subunit NuoE, with the translated sequence MISEQAKQRMRDLASRYPVARSAVMPALYIAQQEEGYITQEALQAVAEAIGMTVDDVESVATFYTMYYQRPPGKRVIKVCTSISCYLRGCDKLVEHLEQRLGIKRGETTADGNYTLMTTECLASCGTAPVLQVNGQFVENVTPEQADILLEELDRELKATAGSQFIEPLKRSNAGGR